One genomic window of Paraburkholderia phytofirmans PsJN includes the following:
- a CDS encoding glycine zipper 2TM domain-containing protein, which produces MNTNLTSSQPQRSRIHPLVAGAAVAVILASATGIAAMTGLLPVSHAVTEPAPPVTATAAPVANAPVAAPQPAPVQQTAQQAAPARPPVHHPHRATPAAAPNYANNQGYQAPYEAATPRPVAADPYAGEVVAINTVQAPEPTTGLGALGGAVAGGLVGNQIGGGRGKILTTIAGAVGGGLAGNGIEHAVRKQTTYQVQVRMQDGSYRNFSYPTQPAVQIGERVHVSGDSLSAS; this is translated from the coding sequence ATGAACACGAACCTCACCTCCAGCCAACCGCAACGCAGCCGTATTCATCCGCTGGTTGCCGGCGCGGCTGTCGCCGTCATCCTGGCGAGCGCAACCGGCATCGCCGCGATGACCGGTCTGCTGCCGGTTTCGCATGCCGTCACGGAACCCGCGCCGCCGGTTACGGCAACGGCGGCGCCGGTCGCCAACGCGCCAGTCGCGGCGCCGCAACCGGCTCCGGTTCAGCAGACGGCACAGCAAGCCGCTCCCGCCCGGCCGCCGGTACATCATCCGCACCGTGCAACCCCGGCGGCCGCGCCGAACTACGCGAACAATCAGGGCTACCAGGCACCTTATGAAGCCGCGACGCCGAGGCCGGTCGCCGCCGACCCGTACGCGGGCGAAGTCGTCGCCATCAATACGGTGCAGGCTCCCGAGCCGACCACGGGGCTCGGCGCGCTGGGTGGAGCGGTGGCGGGCGGGCTGGTCGGCAATCAGATCGGCGGCGGCCGCGGCAAGATTCTCACGACGATCGCGGGCGCCGTCGGCGGCGGCCTCGCCGGTAACGGCATCGAGCACGCGGTGCGCAAGCAGACCACCTACCAGGTTCAGGTCCGCATGCAGGACGGCAGCTACCGCAACTTCAGCTATCCGACGCA